A window of Paenibacillus sp. 19GGS1-52 contains these coding sequences:
- a CDS encoding beta-ketoacyl-ACP synthase III, translating to MKQLRPVGIIGTGKYVPEKILTNSDLEKIVDTNDEWIVSRTGIRERHIAAPHEATSDLAYEAAIKALASAGMNAEELDLIIIATVTPDSSFPSTACILQDKLGAKNAAAFDLSAACSGFVYSLATAVGFIQNGMYNNALVIGADTLSRITDYTDRNTCVLFGDGAGAVIVGEVPEGRGFQSFDLGAEGSGGHLLKLEAGGSRLPASEQTVADKKHFIYMNGRDVFKFAVRIMGSATERVLTKAGLVKEDIDLFVPHQANIRIIHSAMQRLDLPPEKCVINVDKYANTSAASIPLALVEAAEEGRMKEGDTVLMVGFGGGLTWGAAVIIW from the coding sequence ATGAAACAGTTGCGGCCAGTTGGAATTATCGGTACAGGGAAATATGTTCCTGAGAAAATATTAACCAACAGTGATCTGGAGAAGATAGTAGATACGAATGACGAGTGGATTGTCAGCCGGACGGGTATTCGGGAACGGCACATTGCTGCTCCGCATGAAGCAACCTCTGATCTTGCGTATGAAGCTGCGATCAAAGCACTGGCATCTGCAGGCATGAATGCGGAAGAGCTGGATCTTATTATTATAGCAACAGTTACACCGGACAGTTCTTTTCCTTCTACCGCCTGCATATTGCAGGATAAGCTGGGTGCCAAAAACGCAGCAGCGTTTGACTTGTCGGCAGCATGCTCTGGCTTCGTCTACAGCTTGGCTACCGCGGTTGGATTTATTCAGAACGGAATGTACAACAATGCTCTGGTGATTGGTGCGGATACGTTGTCACGTATTACAGATTACACTGATCGCAATACATGTGTATTGTTTGGTGATGGTGCAGGTGCAGTGATTGTTGGAGAAGTTCCAGAAGGCCGTGGTTTCCAATCCTTCGATCTGGGTGCTGAAGGTTCAGGCGGACATCTGCTCAAGCTGGAAGCCGGCGGTTCTCGTCTGCCTGCCTCTGAGCAAACTGTAGCGGATAAGAAGCATTTCATTTATATGAACGGTCGTGACGTATTCAAGTTCGCCGTACGTATCATGGGCTCTGCCACAGAGCGCGTGCTCACCAAAGCGGGCCTGGTCAAAGAAGATATTGATCTGTTTGTACCGCATCAGGCGAACATCCGCATCATTCATTCTGCTATGCAGCGTCTGGATCTGCCTCCAGAGAAATGTGTAATCAATGTAGATAAATACGCCAATACTTCAGCGGCTTCAATACCGTTGGCTCTTGTAGAAGCAGCGGAAGAGGGACGCATGAAGGAAGGCGATACTGTGCTGATGGTCGGCTTCGGTGGCGGTCTCACATGGGGCGCAGCGGTTATCATCTGGTAG
- a CDS encoding acyl carrier protein, translated as MSDVLERVTRIVIDRLGADEAEVTLEASFKDDLGADSLDVVELVMELEDEFDMEISDEDAETITTVGEVVKYIQSHT; from the coding sequence ATGTCCGATGTATTAGAGCGTGTAACACGTATCGTCATCGACCGCTTAGGTGCCGATGAAGCTGAGGTAACATTAGAAGCGTCTTTCAAAGATGATTTAGGTGCTGATTCTCTTGATGTAGTAGAATTGGTTATGGAATTGGAAGATGAATTTGATATGGAAATCTCTGATGAAGATGCAGAGACGATTACGACCGTGGGTGAAGTTGTGAAGTACATACAATCTCATACCTAG
- the fabF gene encoding beta-ketoacyl-ACP synthase II, with protein MSHRVVVTGMGVVTSLGKDLETFWGNLMSGKSGVSLVEAFDVSEYTTRIASSVTDFDPEAMFGRKEARKMDRFVQFAVSAGEDALKDSGLTIGTDIDAERIGVSVGSGIGGLGTWEDNHNILLEKGPKRVSPFFIPMMIANMGSGQLSINLGAKGPNTTMVTACATGTHSIGESFRFIQRGDADAMICGGAEATIRPTGMAGFCAMRAMSTRNEEPEKASRPFDVDRDGFVMGEGAGILVLESLEHAQQRGARIYAEVIGYGLSGDAHHMTEPDPDGAARCMKMAIRDAGIAAEDIDYINAHGTSTPVGDKSETLAVKKALGDHAYKVAISSTKSMTGHLLGAAGGVEAIICGLSLQKGMIAPTINLDNPDPECDLDYVPNVPREADLNIVMSNSFGFGGHNATVILKKYNQ; from the coding sequence TTGAGTCATAGAGTGGTTGTTACCGGTATGGGCGTAGTGACGTCGCTGGGTAAGGATTTGGAAACGTTTTGGGGTAACCTGATGAGTGGCAAATCCGGTGTATCATTGGTTGAAGCCTTTGATGTCAGTGAATATACTACGCGAATAGCATCTTCTGTTACAGATTTTGATCCTGAAGCGATGTTTGGTCGCAAGGAAGCTCGTAAAATGGACCGTTTCGTACAGTTTGCTGTGTCTGCTGGTGAAGACGCGCTGAAGGATAGCGGCCTTACAATCGGTACAGATATTGATGCAGAGAGAATTGGCGTATCCGTTGGCTCAGGTATTGGCGGACTTGGCACATGGGAAGACAATCATAATATATTGCTGGAGAAGGGTCCCAAGCGTGTCAGCCCTTTCTTTATTCCTATGATGATTGCTAATATGGGTTCTGGACAGCTGTCCATTAACCTGGGTGCCAAGGGTCCTAATACGACTATGGTTACAGCTTGTGCAACAGGTACCCATTCCATAGGGGAATCATTTCGTTTTATCCAGCGCGGTGATGCAGATGCAATGATCTGCGGCGGTGCGGAAGCAACGATTCGTCCTACTGGCATGGCCGGGTTTTGTGCAATGAGAGCAATGTCTACTCGTAACGAGGAGCCGGAGAAGGCCAGTCGTCCGTTTGATGTCGATCGTGATGGTTTCGTCATGGGTGAAGGAGCGGGAATTCTGGTTCTGGAATCGCTTGAGCATGCACAACAGCGCGGAGCAAGAATTTATGCTGAAGTGATTGGGTATGGACTTAGCGGAGATGCTCATCACATGACTGAACCTGATCCGGATGGTGCGGCTCGCTGCATGAAGATGGCGATTCGTGATGCCGGGATTGCTGCAGAAGATATTGATTACATTAATGCACATGGTACTTCAACACCTGTAGGCGATAAGTCAGAGACGCTTGCTGTCAAGAAAGCCTTGGGAGACCATGCGTATAAGGTAGCGATCAGCTCGACGAAATCGATGACCGGGCATTTGCTAGGAGCTGCTGGTGGAGTGGAAGCTATTATATGCGGACTATCCCTCCAAAAAGGGATGATTGCACCAACAATCAATCTAGACAATCCTGATCCGGAATGCGATTTGGATTATGTACCAAATGTGCCGCGTGAAGCGGATCTAAACATTGTCATGTCGAATTCCTTCGGATTCGGTGGACATAACGCCACAGTTATTTTAAAAAAATATAATCAGTAA
- a CDS encoding SepM family pheromone-processing serine protease, with amino-acid sequence MKQMNRRTGFRATAYLISFVVVLYVAVFMSTPFIVYQPGSASEVAPMIKVENADPAEQGTFMMTTVSASYANVVLLAAALFNSNAEIIRKETRLGDKSEDEYAAEQVYYMSSSQSFAVQAAYHAANIPYEDVTEYLYVFSVPVESNSGQFQPGDKIINVDAQAVTDPEALSALLSKRQVGEKVAVTLQRAGKELKEQVTLVEIKNKDNTSVRPGLGVAIGAVQKVQAKEAGKEVSFVDTDVGGPSAGLMFTMEIYNRLTPGDLTKGHRVAGTGTIDAEGNVGAIGGVKHKIVAADRKGAEIFFVPVKNYEEAKAKADKIGTTMKLVPVSTLSEALKYMQELPVKP; translated from the coding sequence GTGAAGCAGATGAATCGTCGGACGGGATTTCGCGCCACAGCATACCTGATTAGCTTTGTAGTAGTCCTTTATGTCGCCGTATTTATGAGTACGCCTTTCATTGTGTATCAGCCGGGAAGTGCCTCGGAGGTAGCTCCTATGATTAAAGTGGAGAACGCAGATCCAGCTGAGCAGGGAACTTTTATGATGACTACGGTATCTGCCAGCTATGCGAATGTGGTATTACTAGCCGCGGCCCTGTTTAATTCCAATGCAGAGATTATTCGCAAAGAAACGCGGCTGGGCGATAAGTCGGAGGACGAATATGCAGCGGAGCAGGTCTATTATATGAGCAGTTCTCAGTCCTTTGCTGTGCAGGCTGCATATCACGCCGCTAATATTCCATACGAAGATGTTACGGAATATCTGTATGTATTTTCGGTTCCGGTGGAGAGCAATTCAGGACAATTTCAACCTGGCGACAAAATCATTAACGTAGACGCACAGGCAGTTACCGATCCAGAGGCCTTGTCGGCACTTCTGTCCAAAAGGCAGGTTGGGGAGAAAGTTGCTGTTACGTTACAACGTGCTGGCAAAGAGCTTAAAGAGCAAGTGACGCTTGTAGAGATCAAGAATAAAGACAACACTTCTGTCCGGCCGGGTCTTGGAGTTGCGATAGGCGCGGTGCAAAAAGTGCAAGCTAAGGAAGCAGGTAAGGAAGTCAGTTTTGTAGATACCGATGTAGGGGGCCCTTCCGCGGGTCTGATGTTCACAATGGAGATTTACAACCGGCTAACTCCTGGCGACTTGACTAAAGGACACAGAGTGGCAGGTACGGGTACCATTGATGCAGAGGGGAATGTTGGCGCCATTGGCGGAGTGAAGCATAAGATTGTCGCTGCGGACCGGAAGGGCGCGGAGATTTTTTTCGTGCCAGTTAAGAATTATGAAGAAGCTAAGGCAAAAGCAGACAAAATAGGCACAACGATGAAGCTAGTGCCTGTATCCACGTTGAGCGAGGCTCTGAAGTATATGCAGGAGCTTCCGGTCAAACCCTGA
- the fabD gene encoding ACP S-malonyltransferase — MGKIAFVFPGQGAQAVGMGKDVYDALPHSRAVFEKGDEVLGFPLSTLIFEGPDSELKQTVNTQPALVTASVAYLEALREQGVQPDYVAGHSLGEYSALVAAGVLSYEDAVALVRLRGRFMEEAVPGGLGAMAAVLGADREALAELCRSVSEETGSVELANINCPGQIVVSGSLAGVNSVVQRVKEAGGKRAIPLEVSGPFHSSMMKEAADRLAVELTKVTFNTPSVPVIVNVTALPVTDPEEIRALLVRQVYSPVLWQDSIEWLIADGVDTFVEIGSGSVLTGLIRKIDKTVKLININSLENAQTAW, encoded by the coding sequence ATGGGTAAAATCGCATTTGTCTTTCCCGGTCAAGGTGCACAAGCCGTAGGTATGGGTAAGGATGTATATGATGCCTTGCCACACAGCCGTGCGGTGTTCGAGAAGGGCGATGAAGTGCTTGGCTTTCCGCTGAGCACGCTTATTTTTGAAGGTCCCGACAGTGAATTGAAGCAGACGGTGAATACACAGCCTGCTTTGGTTACAGCTAGTGTGGCTTATCTTGAGGCGCTGCGTGAACAAGGGGTGCAGCCGGATTATGTAGCTGGTCACAGTCTTGGTGAATACAGCGCGCTGGTAGCGGCAGGTGTTCTATCTTACGAGGATGCTGTCGCACTGGTGCGTCTGCGTGGACGTTTCATGGAAGAAGCTGTTCCAGGTGGCCTGGGGGCCATGGCAGCAGTGCTTGGCGCAGACCGTGAGGCCCTGGCGGAATTATGCCGCAGTGTTTCGGAAGAGACTGGTTCGGTAGAGCTGGCGAACATTAACTGCCCTGGGCAGATTGTTGTATCCGGTTCACTGGCTGGTGTAAACAGCGTTGTGCAGCGTGTCAAAGAGGCAGGTGGCAAACGGGCAATTCCGCTTGAAGTAAGCGGACCGTTTCACTCCTCTATGATGAAGGAGGCAGCGGATCGTTTGGCGGTTGAGCTTACGAAAGTAACCTTCAACACTCCGTCCGTGCCTGTTATCGTTAATGTCACAGCGTTACCCGTCACCGATCCTGAAGAAATCCGTGCGCTGCTTGTGCGTCAAGTCTATTCACCAGTTCTCTGGCAGGATAGTATTGAATGGCTGATAGCTGACGGTGTTGACACTTTTGTAGAGATTGGGTCCGGCAGTGTATTGACGGGGCTGATCCGCAAAATTGACAAAACCGTAAAGTTGATCAATATCAACAGCCTGGAGAATGCCCAAACTGCTTGGTAA
- the rpmF gene encoding 50S ribosomal protein L32, with protein MAVPQRRTSKTRRDKRRTHFKLVVPGMVKCEQCGELKLAHHVCKVCGTYKAREIIKQ; from the coding sequence ATGGCAGTACCTCAACGGAGAACATCCAAAACCCGCCGTGACAAACGCCGCACACACTTTAAGTTGGTTGTGCCGGGCATGGTGAAATGTGAACAATGCGGAGAGTTGAAACTAGCTCACCACGTATGCAAAGTTTGCGGAACTTACAAAGCAAGAGAAATTATCAAACAATAG
- the plsX gene encoding phosphate acyltransferase PlsX: MLIAIDAMGGDNAPECNVEGALSAAAEWKDLQIVLVGDEARLAPLLKNKPTNVTVRHAGDVIGSDEEPVKAVRRKKDSSMVVAGRMVREGEADAMISSGNTGALMATGLLIVGRMQGIERPALAPMIPTLDDVGVLALDLGANMDATAQHLEQYALMGSIYRHKVHGIAKPRVGLLNVGTEPGKGNELTKQAYPLLESLPGINFVGNVEARDVLTGNCDVLVCDGFAGNILLKTLEGTAGAMFSLLKEQFSRSLKTKLGAALLMPELRSLKGKMDYKEHGGAPLLGLSGLVVKGHGSSDGNAVKNAVRQARIALLADLVPSISKEISGK, encoded by the coding sequence GTGCTGATCGCCATTGACGCCATGGGCGGGGACAACGCTCCTGAATGCAATGTAGAGGGGGCGTTGTCCGCGGCCGCGGAGTGGAAGGACTTGCAGATTGTGCTTGTTGGTGATGAAGCCAGACTTGCGCCGCTGCTGAAGAATAAACCGACTAATGTGACAGTGCGACATGCAGGAGATGTTATCGGATCTGATGAGGAGCCTGTAAAGGCAGTCCGGCGGAAAAAGGATTCATCCATGGTCGTTGCCGGACGTATGGTTCGTGAAGGCGAAGCCGACGCGATGATTTCGTCTGGCAATACAGGTGCGCTTATGGCTACGGGGCTGCTCATAGTCGGAAGAATGCAGGGCATTGAACGCCCGGCACTGGCACCAATGATTCCGACACTGGATGATGTAGGTGTTCTGGCGCTGGATCTTGGCGCCAACATGGATGCCACTGCCCAGCATCTGGAACAATACGCACTTATGGGTAGTATTTATCGCCATAAAGTACATGGAATTGCTAAGCCGCGTGTGGGTTTGCTGAATGTGGGCACTGAACCTGGCAAGGGGAATGAACTGACCAAACAAGCTTATCCCCTGCTGGAGAGTTTGCCGGGCATAAATTTTGTCGGCAATGTGGAAGCTCGCGATGTGTTGACCGGGAACTGTGATGTGCTTGTCTGTGACGGTTTTGCCGGCAACATACTGCTGAAGACGTTGGAAGGCACGGCTGGTGCAATGTTTTCTTTGCTGAAGGAACAGTTTAGCCGTTCTCTTAAGACTAAGCTAGGTGCAGCACTGCTGATGCCAGAGCTTCGCAGCCTTAAAGGTAAGATGGATTATAAGGAGCACGGTGGAGCACCGCTGCTCGGTCTTAGTGGTCTAGTAGTGAAAGGGCATGGCTCTTCAGATGGGAATGCAGTTAAGAATGCAGTTAGACAAGCACGGATTGCGCTTCTGGCAGATCTTGTGCCAAGCATATCTAAGGAAATTAGCGGGAAGTGA
- a CDS encoding nucleotidyltransferase has protein sequence MTTVGIVAEYNPLHNGHVHHFHEAKRLAGAEKAIVIMSGPFTQRGEPAAVSKQARTEMALHMGADLVIELPVAYAIQPAEWFAFGAVSLLEATGVVDSLCFGSEAGNLGSLLPLAKYLAEESSELKGEIRRRMALGSSFPAAYSAAAASAWQDSLLEEENPLDARELLRQPNNSLGLHYLISLQRLHSKIQPLTVPRTGAGFHDPLTTGSAIASATAIRKLLQEGGSPASYMPSYSLSILEREHTAGRGPLGLEDFQTPLAHVLTTRSAAELQLMQDMNEGLEHRILRLMPQLEQFTVTGLLTLLKSKRYTQTRLQRLLLHVLLNHSKEELASPILAQGPGYIRILGFRESGRTLLKQMKQSATLPVVMRPSLCSHPQLERDLQAGTVYAGAFANPLRGDLYRDYLEPPVRV, from the coding sequence GTGACTACAGTCGGAATTGTAGCTGAATACAATCCTTTACATAACGGACATGTTCACCATTTCCATGAGGCCAAAAGACTGGCTGGTGCGGAGAAGGCTATTGTCATTATGAGTGGCCCCTTCACCCAGCGCGGCGAGCCGGCGGCGGTAAGCAAGCAGGCCCGGACAGAGATGGCGCTCCATATGGGCGCCGACCTCGTCATTGAGCTGCCGGTGGCGTACGCCATCCAGCCGGCAGAATGGTTCGCCTTCGGAGCGGTTTCACTGCTGGAAGCGACCGGAGTCGTGGACAGCCTGTGCTTCGGCTCCGAAGCTGGCAATTTGGGTTCGCTGCTGCCGCTGGCCAAGTACTTGGCCGAAGAGAGCAGCGAACTTAAAGGCGAAATCCGCCGCCGCATGGCGCTCGGGAGTAGCTTCCCCGCCGCCTACAGTGCGGCGGCGGCTTCTGCCTGGCAGGATTCTCTCCTTGAAGAGGAGAATCCCCTTGATGCCCGTGAACTGCTGCGCCAGCCGAACAACAGCCTCGGCTTACATTACTTAATATCTTTGCAGCGACTGCACAGCAAGATTCAGCCCTTGACAGTGCCACGCACGGGCGCTGGCTTCCATGATCCACTGACTACAGGCTCAGCCATCGCCAGTGCTACAGCTATCCGCAAACTGCTTCAGGAGGGCGGCTCCCCAGCTTCATATATGCCCAGTTATAGTTTATCTATACTTGAGCGTGAGCACACAGCTGGCAGAGGCCCGCTAGGGCTGGAGGATTTCCAAACTCCACTTGCGCATGTTCTCACCACACGCAGCGCCGCAGAGCTGCAATTGATGCAAGATATGAACGAAGGCCTAGAGCATCGAATCCTGCGTCTTATGCCGCAGCTAGAGCAATTCACTGTGACAGGCCTACTCACTCTGTTAAAGAGCAAGCGCTATACCCAGACCCGGCTGCAGCGCCTGCTGCTGCATGTCCTGCTTAATCATTCTAAAGAAGAATTGGCCTCTCCCATTCTAGCACAGGGACCTGGATATATCCGCATTCTTGGCTTCCGCGAGAGTGGGCGAACACTGCTAAAACAAATGAAGCAAAGCGCTACCCTGCCCGTTGTCATGCGGCCGTCGCTTTGCTCCCATCCTCAGCTTGAACGCGATCTGCAAGCAGGCACCGTTTATGCGGGAGCATTCGCTAATCCACTGCGGGGTGATCTATACCGCGATTATTTAGAGCCTCCGGTCAGGGTTTGA
- the fabG gene encoding 3-oxoacyl-[acyl-carrier-protein] reductase produces the protein MFSALRGQTALVTGASRGIGRSIALALAERGVKVAVNFAGNEAAAQEVVARIVELGSEGIALRGNVGNTEQADSLVKEVMNTWGKIDILVNNAGITRDNLIMRMKEEEFDQVIETNLKGVFNCLKAATRPMMKQRYGRIINISSVVGVTGNPGQSNYSAAKAGIIGLTKSAALELSSRGITVNCIAPGFIDTDMTSELSEEVRSELTKRIPLARLGRPEDIAMAVLFLASEGAAYMTGQTLHVDGGMYM, from the coding sequence ATGTTCTCAGCATTGCGGGGCCAAACGGCCCTCGTCACTGGTGCTTCACGCGGTATTGGCCGCAGTATAGCCTTGGCACTGGCGGAACGCGGCGTAAAAGTAGCTGTGAACTTCGCTGGAAATGAAGCTGCCGCTCAGGAAGTTGTAGCGCGTATTGTGGAGCTTGGCTCGGAAGGAATTGCACTTCGGGGCAATGTCGGTAATACTGAACAAGCGGATAGTCTAGTTAAAGAGGTTATGAACACTTGGGGCAAAATCGACATTCTCGTTAACAATGCCGGTATTACCCGGGATAATCTGATTATGCGCATGAAAGAAGAAGAGTTTGATCAGGTTATCGAAACCAATCTCAAAGGTGTGTTCAACTGTCTTAAGGCAGCCACACGTCCGATGATGAAACAGCGTTACGGACGGATCATTAACATTTCCTCTGTAGTGGGTGTCACAGGCAATCCTGGTCAGTCGAACTATTCGGCAGCCAAAGCGGGAATTATCGGTCTGACGAAGTCGGCAGCCCTTGAGCTGTCCTCACGGGGAATAACAGTTAACTGTATCGCTCCCGGCTTCATAGACACCGATATGACCAGCGAGCTGTCCGAGGAAGTCCGCAGTGAACTGACCAAACGAATTCCGCTTGCCCGTCTTGGACGGCCGGAGGATATCGCCATGGCCGTGTTATTCCTAGCTTCGGAAGGAGCAGCTTATATGACCGGCCAGACACTACACGTGGATGGCGGGATGTACATGTAA
- a CDS encoding DUF177 domain-containing protein, producing the protein MKMQFRKIANADEPLLIQDSLDVSEVVKGRKDILAVAPLSVDLKALPAGTDCVQVVGKLSGDVDMMCSRCLTEVKRYMNIPFAETFKWLKQPVLPEDEDGELIYIKDESVDLIPYVEENFVLHLPDSVLCKADCLGLCQKCGQNLNEGTCSCDNTVIDPRLAGLKNFFK; encoded by the coding sequence ATGAAAATGCAATTTCGCAAAATTGCGAATGCCGACGAGCCTTTGCTGATCCAAGATAGTCTGGATGTAAGCGAGGTTGTCAAAGGGCGCAAGGATATTCTGGCTGTTGCACCGCTCTCAGTGGACCTTAAAGCGCTGCCCGCAGGCACCGATTGTGTGCAAGTGGTGGGGAAACTGAGTGGAGATGTGGACATGATGTGTTCACGTTGTCTTACCGAGGTCAAGAGATACATGAACATTCCTTTTGCCGAGACTTTCAAGTGGCTTAAGCAGCCGGTTCTTCCGGAAGATGAAGATGGGGAACTCATTTACATCAAGGATGAGAGTGTGGATCTTATCCCGTATGTGGAAGAAAATTTCGTACTGCACTTACCGGATTCGGTATTGTGCAAGGCAGATTGTCTTGGTCTTTGTCAGAAATGCGGACAGAACTTGAACGAAGGCACCTGCAGTTGCGACAACACAGTGATCGATCCTCGACTCGCTGGGTTGAAAAACTTTTTTAAATGA
- the fapR gene encoding transcription factor FapR, which produces MSKKERQQQLLQIIGGNPFVTDRELTRQLKVSIQTIRLDRMELGIPELRERMKQMAEHSYDQVRSLPADEVVGDIVDLQLDKSGISIFEIREDHVFSRNGIARGHYVFAQANSLAVAIINDEIALTASADIRFVRMVRLGEKCIAKAQVRSLAGRGGKAEVDVFTYVGEELVFQGHFIVYRSAIEEYSEGGNRSADRH; this is translated from the coding sequence ATGTCCAAGAAAGAACGCCAGCAACAGTTGCTTCAAATCATCGGAGGCAATCCTTTCGTAACAGACCGGGAATTAACCCGTCAACTGAAGGTGAGCATTCAGACCATCCGGCTGGACCGAATGGAGCTGGGTATTCCTGAATTGCGAGAGCGTATGAAGCAAATGGCAGAGCATTCCTATGATCAGGTTCGCTCCTTGCCTGCGGATGAAGTAGTCGGAGATATTGTGGATTTACAGCTGGACAAGAGCGGAATTTCCATATTTGAAATTCGTGAGGACCATGTGTTTTCCAGAAACGGAATCGCCCGTGGTCACTATGTTTTCGCCCAAGCCAATTCACTTGCGGTTGCCATTATTAATGACGAGATTGCTCTGACAGCCTCCGCCGATATTCGCTTTGTACGTATGGTCCGTCTTGGAGAGAAATGTATTGCCAAAGCGCAAGTGCGCTCACTCGCAGGCCGGGGCGGCAAAGCTGAGGTAGATGTGTTTACGTATGTTGGTGAAGAGCTGGTATTTCAGGGTCATTTTATTGTATATCGGTCCGCAATTGAAGAATACAGTGAAGGGGGAAACCGTAGTGCTGATCGCCATTGA